The nucleotide sequence GACGGCATCGTCGCGGCCGAGAAGCTGGGCGCCGCACTGGAGTTGATGGAGGACGCCTGGTGGGGTCCGACCGTGCCGCTGGTCGATTCACCGTGGTTCGCCCTGAGTGAGCGCAACTCGCCGGGGTCGATCATCGTCAACACCTCTGGCAAGCGCTTCATGAACGAATCGATGCCCTACGTCGAGGCCTGCCACCACATGTACGGCGGCGAGTACGGCCAGGGCCCCGGCCCGGGCGAGAACGTGCCGGCATGGCTCGTCTTCGACCAGCAGTACCGCGACCGGTACATCTTCGCGGGACTGCAACCGGGACAGCGCATTCCGAAGAAGTGGCTCGAGTCCGGCGTCATCGTCACGGCCGACACGCTGGAGGAGTTGGCGGAGCGGACGGGGTTGCCGGTCGCCGACTTCACCGCGACCGTCGAGCGGTTCAACGGCTTCGCCCGCAGCGGCGTCGACCAGGACTTCAAGCGCGGCGAGAGCGCCTACGACCGGTACTACGGCGACCCGACGAACAAGCCGAACCCGAACCTCGGCGAGATCGCCCACGGCCCCTGCTACGCGGCCAAGCTGGTGCCGGGCGACCTCGGCACCAAGGGTGGCGTGCGCACCGACGTGCACGGTCGCGCGCTGCGCGACGACGGCTCGGTGATCGACGGCCTGTACGCGGCCGGCAACGTGAGTTCGCCGGTGATGGGGCACACCTACCCCGGGCCGGGCGGCACCATCGGACCCGCGATGACGTTCGGCTACCTCGCAGCGCTGCACCTGGCGGGCAAGGCCTGACGATGCCGATCGACCTCGCCGTCGCCCTCGGCGCCGAACTGCCGCCCGTCGAATTCTCCTGGAGCAGCAGCGACGTCCAGCTCTACCACCTGGGCCTCGGCGCGGGCACCGACCCGCTGGATCCCCGAGAACTGCGCTACCTCACCGACGGCACGCCGCAGGTGCTGCCGACCTTCGCCAACGTGGCGCAGAGCTTCCACATGACCGAGGCGCCCACCGTCCGCTTCCCCGGCATCGACATCGAGTTGAGCCGGGTGCTGCACGCCAGCGAGGCGGTCACCGTCCCGGGTCCGATCCCGCCGTCCGGGACGGGCGTCGCGGTCACCCGGTTCACCGACATCTGGGACAAGGGCAAGGCCGCCGTCATCTGGTCCGAGACGGCGGTGACCGCACCCGACGGCACCCCGCTGTGGACGCAGCGCAGGTCGATCTTCGCCCGCGGTGAGGGCGGATTCGGCGGCGAACGCGGCCCCTCAACCTCGGCCGAACCGCCGCAGCGCGAGCCCGACCACGTCCTCACCGTCCCGGTGTCGCCGCAGCAGGCGCTGCTCTACCGCATGTGCGGCGACCGCAACCCGTTGCATTCGGACCCCGAATTCGCCTCCGCCGCAGGTTTTCCGAAGCCGATCCTGCACGGCCTGTGCACCTACGGCATGACGGCGAAGGCGCTGACCGACCTACTGCTCGACGGTGACGCGACGCGCGTCGGCGGGTACGGCGCCCGCTTCGCCGGCGTGGTGTTCCCCGGCGAGACGCTGAGGGTGAGCGTCTGGGCGGGCGAGGGCGAGGGTCCTGCCTACCGGGCCGTCGTCACCGTCCCCGAGCGCGAGGACGCGGTGGCCCTGTCCGGGGTCGAATTCACCCCGGCCTGACCCCCGGCCGAAGCATCGGCGGCCGGCGGGTCAGTACCACTCCTCCCAGTCCGCGTAGGCGCCGGCGAGCGCGCGCCGGAAGACGAGGCCGTGGTCCCACCGCGTGACGAACGTCCGCGCGACCGTCCCCGGGAACCGGGTGTTCTCCGCCTGGGCGTAGACCCGCGCGTAGCCGGCGTCGCGGGCGGCCGAGGCGGCGACGTCCGTCCAGTCCCGGGACTGGCCCATCGGGATGGCGAAGTCGGAGACCTCCACACCCAGCCGGGATTCGATGACGCGGCGCGACTCCTCGAGTTCGTAGGCGGTCTCTCCGGAGTCGAGGTGGCCGAAGTTCGGGTGCGTCACCGAGTGGCTGCCGATGCGGACGCCCCCGGCGGCGAGGCGCTCGACGTCGGCCCAGTCCATGAGCATGTCCCCGGCCCAGTCCCGCGCGGCGCCGTCCGCCCAGCTGCTGACCACGAACAGCGTCCACGGGATGCCGAGGTCGGCGAGCACGGGCGCCGCCGTCGTCGCGGCGCTGCGGATGCCGTCGTCGAACGTGACGGCCAGCGACTTCGCCGGTGCCCGCCCGTCGGCGATCTCGTCGGCGTGGACGAAGCGGTAGCCCGCCGCGAGGGCCGACTCGAGGTGGTGCCGGAAGCGCTGCGGCGCGAGGTCGTTGTTGCCGACGTAGGGCGTGCCGACCGCGTGGTAGGCCAGGATCCGCGGCGTGCCGTCGGCCGGTCGGCGGCGCAGCGCGAGCACGTTGCGTTCGCAGCACATCCGCGCTGCGGCCAGGTGAGTGCGCCGGATGCGCGCACGGCCCAGGACGCGTCGCCAGGTGGCCACGTCAGCGTGTGCAGACCCGCGCGAGCACGTCGGCCACGCGTTCCTGCTCTGCCGGGGTCAGGTGCGGGTGCAGCGGTAGCGAGAGGATCCGTTCGGCTGCGGCCTCGGCGACGGGGAACGCACTGGGGCCGTAGCCGAGGTGAGCGTACGCGCCGGTCAGGTGGATCGGCGTCGGATAGTGCACGCCCGCACCGATGTCCGCGTCGTTCAGCGCGGCGAGCACGCGATCGCGCTCGTCGACCCGGACGACGAACAGGTGCCACACGTCCTCGTTGTCCGGGTCGGTGACCGGCAGGCGGATCCCGGGCACGTCGGCGAGCAGCTCGACGTAGCGGGCCGCGGCGAGGCGGCGCGCGGTGTTCCAGGTCGCGAGCCGGCGCAGCTTGGCCGACAGCACCACGGCCTGGATGGCATCGAGCCGGGAGTTGAACCCGACCACGTCGTGCGCGTACTTGCGGGCGCTGCCGTGGGCGGCGATGACCCGGACCCGTGCGGCCAGTTCCTGGTCGTCGGTGAGCACGGCGCCCGCGTCCCCGGCCGCGCCCAGGTTCTTGCCGGGGTAGAAGCTCGTCGCCGACGCCGTGCCGAAGGTGCCGGCCGAGCGTCCCGACTGCCGTGCGCCGTGGGCCTGCGCCGCGTCTTCGACGAGCGGCACGCCGTACTCCTCGGACAGCTTCGCCAGCGGCTGCATGGGCGCCGTCTGGCCGAAGAGGTGCACCGGGACGATCGCCGCCGTGCGCGCGGTGATCGCCCGTTCCACCTGCAGGTGGTCGATCAGCAGCAGGTCGGGGTCGACGTCCACCAGCACGGGCCGGGCGCCGATGCGGCTGACCGCCTCCGCCGTCGCGATGAAGCTGTTGGCCGGCAGGATGACCTCTCCGCCCGCCGTGACGCCAGCCCCGCGCAGGGCGAGTTCGAGCGCATCGGTGCCGTTGGCGACGCCGACGACGTGCCGCACGCCGATGAACTCCGCGTACGCCTGCTCGAACTCGGCGACGGCTCCGCCGCCGATGAACGCGGCGGACGCCATGACCTCGAGGAGCCGGGGCGTGACCTCGTCGGCGATCTCGCGGTGCTGCGCGACGAGGTCGACCAGTGGAATCCTCACGACTGCCGCACCTCGTCGACGACCCGCCGCTGCTCGTCGTCGGTCATCTCGTGGAACAACGGCAGGATCAGCGTGTGGTCGGTGAGCCGCTCGGTCACGGCGAGGTCGGCGCTGCCGAAGTCCCGATCGGCGTACGCCGGGTGGCGGTGCGCGGCCATGATGCCCCGCCGCGCCGAGACGTCCGCCGCGGCGAGCTTCTCCAGCAGCTGGTCGCGCTCCATCGGGTAGTCGGGTCCGACCTCGACCCAGAACGACTGAAAGTTGCCGGTGCCATGGGCCGGATCGCCGACGCAGCGCAGACCCGGTACCGCGGCCAGCTGCTCCTGGTACACCGCGGCCAGCGCCCGTCGCCGTGCGATCACGGTGTCGAGCTTGCGCAGCTGGACCAGACCGACAGCCGCCTGCAGGTCGGTCATCCGGTAGTTGTAGCCGACCTCCACATAGCGTTCGGCGACCGGCAGCGTGCTGCGATGACGTTCGGCCGCACCGACGTTCATCCCGTGCTCGCGCAGACGCCGGACCCGCTCGGCCCACTCGGGGCGGTTCGTGGTCAGCATGCCGCCCTCACCGGTGGTGAGGATCTTGCGCGGGTGGAACGACCACACCGCGACGTCCGCCCCGACGCCGACCGGCCTTCCGCGGTAGCGGGAGCCGGCGCCGCACGCGGCATCCTCGACCAGCACGGCGCCGGTCCGGTCGCACAGCGCTCGGATCGGATCGAGGTCGACGGGCACACCGCCCTGGTCGACGGCGATGACCGCCCGGGTGGCCGGCGTCCACGCCGCCTCGATCGACGCGGCGGTGACGTTCCCCGTGATCGGCTCGACGTCGGCGAAGACCGGCCGCGCCCCGACGTACACCACGGCGTTGGCCGTGGCGACGAACGACAGCGAGGGCACCACGACGTCGTCGCCGGGGCCGATGCCGGCCACGACGAGCGCGAGGTGCAGCGCGGCCGTGCAACTCGACAGCGCCACTGCGTGATCCACCGACATCGATCGGGCGAAGGCCGCCTCGAACTCCGCCACCCGCGGCCCTTGCGCGATCCACCCACTGCGCAGGGCGTCCGCCACGGCGTCGATCTCCTCGGCGCCGAGCCACGGCTTCATGACGTTGATGCGCTCCACTAGACGCGCGCCGACCGCTCGAGCGCGATGACGTCGCGCAGCGGGGCCCACCACTCGACGAGCCGGCGCAGACCCTCCTCCAACGGCACCTCGGCGGTGAAGCCGAGATCGCGCCGAGCGGCCGAGGTGTCGGCCAGACGGCGGACGACCCCGTTGACCGCGCGCGGGGGGTGGTACTCGATCGGCAGCGACGACCCCATGACGCGCAGCAGCGCCGCGGCGAGATCGTTCAGGCTCGTCTCCACCTGGCTCGCGACGTTGTAGACGCCCTCGGTCACGTCGCCGGCCGCCGCCAGGACGTTGGCACGCGCGATGTCCTCGGTGTAGGCGAAGTCCATGGTCTGTCGACCGTCGCCGAAGATGAGCGGCGGCAGCCCGTCGGCAATGCGCTCCATCCACCGGACGAGCACCTCGGTGTAGAGACCGTGCACGTCCATGCGCGGTCCGTAGACGTTGAAGTACCGCAGCGCAACGTAATCCAGGCCGTGCATCGCGCGGAAGCTGCGCAGCATGCCCTCGTTGAAGCTCTTCGCCGCGCCGTAGAAGGTGTCGTTGTTGTGGTGATGGTGGCGCTCGCCGGTCGGGAACTGCTCGGCCATGCCGTAGACCGACGCCGACGACGCGGCGACCACCTTGTCGACGCCGTGCTGGGCAGCCGCCTCCAGTACGGTGAAGGTCCCGTCGACCAGCACCTCGAGGGCGAGGCGCGGCTCCTCGGCGCACTGCGTGATGCGGATGGCGGCCTGGTGGAACACCAGGTCGGACCCCATCGTGGCGTCGTGCACCAGGTCGACGTCGCGGAGGTCGCCGACGATCAGTTCGGTCCTGGGATCACCCAGGGCGGCGGCCAGGTTCTCCCGTCGCCCCCGCACCAGGTTGTCGAGGATGCGCACGCGGCCGACGCCGGCGGCGAGGAGCTGATCGACGAGCGTCGACCCGATGGTGCCCGCTCCGCCGGTGACGAGGACCGACGCTCCGCTGAGCGCGCTCATACCAGCGCTCCGTGAAGCAGTCGGTCGGCGTCGGTGGGCTCGACCGGCGTGCCGTGGCCGGCCAGGCTCTGCGAGATGGCCTCCAGCACCGAGAGCACGCGCAGCCCTGCCACGCCGTCGGTGCGCGGCGGCCGCTGCTCGCGGATGGCGGCGGCGAATTCGGTGACCATGGAGGACAACGCCTCGGTCTCGGGAAGGGCCGGAACCGTGATGTCGCCCAACCGGTAGGACACCGCTGCCGCACGGCGCTTGTCGACGTCGCCGACGTCGCGGCTGGCGGCGAGGTCGATCCCACGGTCGTGGATGGCGACGCGCTGCTGCGGATTGAGGTCGTCCCAGACCAGCGTGCGGTGGCTGCCGCCGATGACCATCCGGCGAATCTTGGTCGGCGACATCCAGTTCACGTTGACGTGCGCCACTCCTCGGCCGCCCAGACCCATCGTCGCGTAGCCGACGCAGGCCTTTCCCGCGTTCAACGGGTCGGCACCGGTGGCGGACACCCGGTCCGGGGTCAGCCGGCCGGGCAGCGCGTAGTCCAGGATCGCCAGGTCGTGCGGGGCGAGATCCCAGAACACGTCGACGTCGGGCTGCACCAGCCCGAGGTTGATGCGCGTGGAGTCGACGTACAGGATGTGCCCGAGGATGCCCTTGGCGATGATGTCGTGGATGTACTCGACCGCTGGTGTGTAGCAATAGGTGTGGTCGACCATGAGGACCAGGCCCGCTGCCGCACCGGCCTCGATCATCAGCGCCGCCTCGGCCGACGTGGGCGCCAAGGGCTTCTCCACGACGACGTGCTTGCCCGCGTCGAACGCGGCGAGCGCCAGAGCGGCATGACTCTCCGCCGGGGTGGCGATCGCCACGGCGTCGATGTCGTCGCGGGCGAGCAGGCGCTCCACCGACGTCTCGACGTGCACCGTGGACCGGTCACCCACGACCCGACGGGCGCGTCCCTCGTCGAGATCGCACACCGCCACCAGGTCCCAGTCGGGCGAACTACGAAAGTTCCGCACCAACTTGGGTCCCCAGTACCCTGCACCGATCACTGCGACGCGAAATTGCCGCCTCATGCTCTGCCCCCGTTCACATCGATCACCTCGATGTTCGCTAGATTCGCTCCTTGGCGTCGAGTCACCGTAGGCGTCGACGAGAGGATATGCTAACACCAATCCGGTGTAAGCGCCTCTCAGCTGCTCAAACCGTTCACCACGCAAGGAGTACGACATGCAGTACGCAGCGACGACCGGCGTCTACTGCCACCCCCTTGGACTTTGCGAAAGTCGCACCGTCGGGGACGGAACGCGAATCTGGGCGTGGGCTCACGTGTTGCCAGGCGCTCGCGTGGGCCGCGACTGCAACGTGTGCGACCACGCCTACGTGGAGTACGGCGTGACCGTCGGCGACCGCGTGACGATCAAGAATCGGGTGTTGCTCTTCGAGGGCGTGACGATCGAGGACGACGTCTTCCTGGGGCCCGGTGTGATCTTCACCAACGACCATCGCCCGCGCGCGGCGATCACGCGCACGGGCGACGCACTGCTGCCAACCGTCGTGCGGCGAGGCGCGACGCTGGGCGCGGGGACGATCGTCGTGTGCGGCAGCACGATTGGAGAGTTCGCCTTCACCGGCGCCGGAGCGGTGGTGACCAAGGACGTGCCGGCACACGCACTGGTGGTCGGCAATCCCGCCCGCGTCGTGGGGTGGGTGTGCGAGTGCGGCGAGCGCCTGCCCGACGAACTGCGGTGTGCCTGCGGGTTGGCGTACGAGACGTCGGAAGCGGGTGTGCGCCGGGCGCTTCGGCACGCTCCGGGGGACGACGGTTCCGATGGAGGAATTCGCTAGATTTGCATCACAGCGACACGTTGCATCAACGTTCGATCTTGACTTGCACAGTCGCTTGGTGGTTTGAACTGCACTTTTGATTGCGTTCGGGGATGCTTCGGCGTCGACATTGCGACGTCGCTGTCGGCCCCTTAGAATTGGCTGTGCCGAACGCCGGGGGGCTCGGCATCCAACCGAGGGAGAAGATCGTGGCGGCACCCGTGCAGACCCGAACCATCGGCCGTGGCTCGCCGACCGACGCCGCCCCGCATCAGCGCGGGGACGTCGCGCCGGATGCGTCACCGTCCAGGATGACCGTCACGGTGTGCATCCCGGTCTTCAACAGCGTCGACACCATCGGCCGCAGCATCGAGAGCGTGCTCGCCCAAACGCACGCCGACTTCGACTGCCTCGTCCTCGACGATCACTCGACCGACGGCACCGCCGAGGTCGCCGCGTCCTATGCCGACGATCCGCGCGTCACCGTCATCCGCAACGAGCGCAACCTCGGCATGGTGGGAAACCACAACCGGGCACTCGACCTCGCCCGCGGAGACCTCGTGCAGTTCGTCGGTGGCGATGACTGGCTACTGCCCACGTGCCTCGAGCGCCTGCTGCCAGTGTTCGCCTCACCGAGTGTGGGATTGGCCTTCGCACGGCGACGGGTGGTGACGACCAACGCGGGGTGGAGCGATCGCTACGCGGTGCTCGACGGCCCGCTGCAACCCCTCGAGCCGACGAATCGCGGACACGATCTGGTGCGCCGGTACCTCGACGCCGGCGGCAACGGCAATCCCATCGGCGAGCCGACGGCGGTCATGTTGCGTCGCGAGACGGTGCTGCGCGCCGGCGGCTTTCCGGCCGAGGTGCCGCAGTTGTCGGACATCGACACCTGGATGCGCGTGCTGTGCCGCAGCCAGGCGGCGTTCGTCGAGGAGGAACTGTCGGTGCGCTGGCATCACGAGGGTTCCGCGACCGACCAGTTCTCGGGCACGACCAACCTCGACAAACTGTGGCTGCTGTCGAGCCTGGTTCGCGCCGACGATCTGGACCCCGCACTGCGCCGCAGGGCGTTGAGGATGTGGTTCCGCACCGCGGCCGCCATCCCGAAGCTCGTTGCCGCGACACCGCCCGGGCGCCGCCGCACGCGCATCCGGAGTTTCGGTGCGAACCTTCGGCACCTGACGACCGGTCGTCGGGTCTCGTGACCGTCCACTCCTCGCAGGGCCTGCACGCCGATCCGGCCGGCGAGCCGTACGCCGACGTCTGGGAGCATCCCGACGCCGAAGCGACGAAGGCGAGCGCCGAGATGGCGGTGTACCGCTCGATGCTCGTCGTCGACGGCCTGAGCATGCGCGAATCGATCCTGCGCGAATTGTCCGAGTACCACGGCTACCCGCCCGACGAGTGCCTCCGGCGGTGCCTGCACTGGGAGGACTGGAGCGTCGAGGAGTGGAACTCGGCGGACCGTTCGACCTCGGCGGGCGTCGCGGACTTCTACCAGTCCGTGCAGTCCTGGGCCTTCGACCTCATGTGGTACGCCTACCTGCAGGCCACTGGCCACGGCTTCCCGGCGTCGGTGCTCGCCGCGCGCTTCGCAGCCGAGCACGCCACGGGGCCGGACCATCTCGACTTCGGTTCCGGCACGGGCACCACCGCCCAGTTGTTCACACGGCTCGGCTTCCGCAGTGCGATGGCCGACGTCTCCGAGCCGCTGCTGCGCTTCGCCGGATGGCGCCTGGCACGCCACGGTGACCACGCCGCCCAGATCGATCTGACGACGAGCGCACTGCCCACGGCGGCCTACGACTTCATCACCGCGCTCGACGCGCTGGTGCACGTGACCGACTTCGACGCGACGGCGCGCGACCTGCGCCGCGCGATCCGCACCGGCGGGCACCTGTTGGCCAACTTCGACGTTCGCGAGCCCGACGACCACGGCAGCCAGTGGCACCTGCAGACCGACGCGGTCGGCCTCGACTACCGGTTGCGGGCTGCGGGCTTCGTGCGGACGGACACGCTCGGCGGCGTGACGCACTGCTACCGCGCCGTCGACCCGACGCGGCCGGGGTTCCGCCTGGGCATGGCCGCCGACCGGCTCCTCCTGCCGGTGCGGCGTCAGCGGATGCGCGCACGGCGTCGGGTGCGCGCGCTGGCGCGCCGCCTCACGACGCGCTGAGCCGCCGCGTGACCGCCGCCATGGCGATCAGCAACCACATGAGCGTCCAGATCTGCAGGAAGCCGGCGGTGTCGAGGAAGATGCTGACCACCGCGTAGGCGGCCAGCGCGGCCGCGACACCGAGGAACAACTGCGCCCGAGGATCGGTGGCGCCCGTCCGGGATCGGTTGCGGGCCCGCGCGAACGCGCGGTAGGC is from Mycolicibacterium grossiae and encodes:
- a CDS encoding glycosyltransferase family 2 protein, coding for MLRRRHCDVAVGPLELAVPNAGGLGIQPREKIVAAPVQTRTIGRGSPTDAAPHQRGDVAPDASPSRMTVTVCIPVFNSVDTIGRSIESVLAQTHADFDCLVLDDHSTDGTAEVAASYADDPRVTVIRNERNLGMVGNHNRALDLARGDLVQFVGGDDWLLPTCLERLLPVFASPSVGLAFARRRVVTTNAGWSDRYAVLDGPLQPLEPTNRGHDLVRRYLDAGGNGNPIGEPTAVMLRRETVLRAGGFPAEVPQLSDIDTWMRVLCRSQAAFVEEELSVRWHHEGSATDQFSGTTNLDKLWLLSSLVRADDLDPALRRRALRMWFRTAAAIPKLVAATPPGRRRTRIRSFGANLRHLTTGRRVS
- a CDS encoding NAD-dependent epimerase/dehydratase family protein; the protein is MSALSGASVLVTGGAGTIGSTLVDQLLAAGVGRVRILDNLVRGRRENLAAALGDPRTELIVGDLRDVDLVHDATMGSDLVFHQAAIRITQCAEEPRLALEVLVDGTFTVLEAAAQHGVDKVVAASSASVYGMAEQFPTGERHHHHNNDTFYGAAKSFNEGMLRSFRAMHGLDYVALRYFNVYGPRMDVHGLYTEVLVRWMERIADGLPPLIFGDGRQTMDFAYTEDIARANVLAAAGDVTEGVYNVASQVETSLNDLAAALLRVMGSSLPIEYHPPRAVNGVVRRLADTSAARRDLGFTAEVPLEEGLRRLVEWWAPLRDVIALERSARV
- a CDS encoding class I SAM-dependent methyltransferase; amino-acid sequence: MTVHSSQGLHADPAGEPYADVWEHPDAEATKASAEMAVYRSMLVVDGLSMRESILRELSEYHGYPPDECLRRCLHWEDWSVEEWNSADRSTSAGVADFYQSVQSWAFDLMWYAYLQATGHGFPASVLAARFAAEHATGPDHLDFGSGTGTTAQLFTRLGFRSAMADVSEPLLRFAGWRLARHGDHAAQIDLTTSALPTAAYDFITALDALVHVTDFDATARDLRRAIRTGGHLLANFDVREPDDHGSQWHLQTDAVGLDYRLRAAGFVRTDTLGGVTHCYRAVDPTRPGFRLGMAADRLLLPVRRQRMRARRRVRALARRLTTR
- a CDS encoding DegT/DnrJ/EryC1/StrS family aminotransferase, whose translation is MRIPLVDLVAQHREIADEVTPRLLEVMASAAFIGGGAVAEFEQAYAEFIGVRHVVGVANGTDALELALRGAGVTAGGEVILPANSFIATAEAVSRIGARPVLVDVDPDLLLIDHLQVERAITARTAAIVPVHLFGQTAPMQPLAKLSEEYGVPLVEDAAQAHGARQSGRSAGTFGTASATSFYPGKNLGAAGDAGAVLTDDQELAARVRVIAAHGSARKYAHDVVGFNSRLDAIQAVVLSAKLRRLATWNTARRLAAARYVELLADVPGIRLPVTDPDNEDVWHLFVVRVDERDRVLAALNDADIGAGVHYPTPIHLTGAYAHLGYGPSAFPVAEAAAERILSLPLHPHLTPAEQERVADVLARVCTR
- a CDS encoding polysaccharide deacetylase family protein, yielding MATWRRVLGRARIRRTHLAAARMCCERNVLALRRRPADGTPRILAYHAVGTPYVGNNDLAPQRFRHHLESALAAGYRFVHADEIADGRAPAKSLAVTFDDGIRSAATTAAPVLADLGIPWTLFVVSSWADGAARDWAGDMLMDWADVERLAAGGVRIGSHSVTHPNFGHLDSGETAYELEESRRVIESRLGVEVSDFAIPMGQSRDWTDVAASAARDAGYARVYAQAENTRFPGTVARTFVTRWDHGLVFRRALAGAYADWEEWY
- a CDS encoding DegT/DnrJ/EryC1/StrS family aminotransferase, which codes for MKPWLGAEEIDAVADALRSGWIAQGPRVAEFEAAFARSMSVDHAVALSSCTAALHLALVVAGIGPGDDVVVPSLSFVATANAVVYVGARPVFADVEPITGNVTAASIEAAWTPATRAVIAVDQGGVPVDLDPIRALCDRTGAVLVEDAACGAGSRYRGRPVGVGADVAVWSFHPRKILTTGEGGMLTTNRPEWAERVRRLREHGMNVGAAERHRSTLPVAERYVEVGYNYRMTDLQAAVGLVQLRKLDTVIARRRALAAVYQEQLAAVPGLRCVGDPAHGTGNFQSFWVEVGPDYPMERDQLLEKLAAADVSARRGIMAAHRHPAYADRDFGSADLAVTERLTDHTLILPLFHEMTDDEQRRVVDEVRQS
- a CDS encoding Gfo/Idh/MocA family protein, which produces MRNFRSSPDWDLVAVCDLDEGRARRVVGDRSTVHVETSVERLLARDDIDAVAIATPAESHAALALAAFDAGKHVVVEKPLAPTSAEAALMIEAGAAAGLVLMVDHTYCYTPAVEYIHDIIAKGILGHILYVDSTRINLGLVQPDVDVFWDLAPHDLAILDYALPGRLTPDRVSATGADPLNAGKACVGYATMGLGGRGVAHVNVNWMSPTKIRRMVIGGSHRTLVWDDLNPQQRVAIHDRGIDLAASRDVGDVDKRRAAAVSYRLGDITVPALPETEALSSMVTEFAAAIREQRPPRTDGVAGLRVLSVLEAISQSLAGHGTPVEPTDADRLLHGALV
- a CDS encoding MaoC/PaaZ C-terminal domain-containing protein — translated: MPIDLAVALGAELPPVEFSWSSSDVQLYHLGLGAGTDPLDPRELRYLTDGTPQVLPTFANVAQSFHMTEAPTVRFPGIDIELSRVLHASEAVTVPGPIPPSGTGVAVTRFTDIWDKGKAAVIWSETAVTAPDGTPLWTQRRSIFARGEGGFGGERGPSTSAEPPQREPDHVLTVPVSPQQALLYRMCGDRNPLHSDPEFASAAGFPKPILHGLCTYGMTAKALTDLLLDGDATRVGGYGARFAGVVFPGETLRVSVWAGEGEGPAYRAVVTVPEREDAVALSGVEFTPA
- a CDS encoding acyltransferase, yielding MGRDCNVCDHAYVEYGVTVGDRVTIKNRVLLFEGVTIEDDVFLGPGVIFTNDHRPRAAITRTGDALLPTVVRRGATLGAGTIVVCGSTIGEFAFTGAGAVVTKDVPAHALVVGNPARVVGWVCECGERLPDELRCACGLAYETSEAGVRRALRHAPGDDGSDGGIR